One Phocaeicola dorei genomic region harbors:
- a CDS encoding type IA DNA topoisomerase produces the protein MKAIIAEKMSVGLDIARVVGATDKKDGYCTGNGYMVTWAMGHLLSLAMPGAYGYTKTCAEDLPMLPDPFRLIPRQVRTDKGMVTDLAAAKQLKVIDSVLAQCESIIVATDCAREGELIFRRIYSYLGYTKPFKRLWISSLTDEAIREGMANLRDGKDYDSLYAAADCRAKSDWLVGMNSSRALAIVSGSANNSIGRVQTPTLSMICARFKENRSFVSTPYWQLHLTLKQRDAHRMFFHTEEFKEKGTAEAAYKQITSGSLVTITKVERKKTLQQSPLLYDLTALQKDCNIHYDLTADRTLSIAQSLYEKKLISYPRTGSRHIPEDVMRHIPSLLEKIAVLPEFREYGQSFDLSDLNTRSVDGTKVTDHHALIVTGIVPEGLSEAESTVYTLIAGRMLESFSPPCEKELLVMECTCEGMGFRSRSSAIVKPGWRGVFARKEDRDKDEPDRDSGTAEFTEGEAVPVMGHGVAQKKTLPKPLYTEATLLGAMETCGKNIMDELAKEAIKDLGIGTPATRAAIITTLIKRDYISRSGKSIVPTEKGMYIYEAVKGMSVADVELTGSWEKALLQIEGHTLDAEAFMQSIRDYTCKVTDEILRLDFPAMQEKVFTCPKCKTGKIILRSKVAKCDRDGCGLLVFRRILNKELTDSHLEQLFSSGSTRLIKGFKGKKGVPFDAAITFDTEYNPVFSFPKAGNGKKR, from the coding sequence ATGAAAGCAATCATAGCAGAAAAAATGAGTGTCGGCCTGGATATAGCCCGTGTAGTCGGGGCTACCGACAAGAAGGACGGCTACTGTACCGGCAACGGCTATATGGTCACATGGGCGATGGGACATCTCCTGTCACTTGCCATGCCGGGCGCATACGGCTACACGAAGACCTGTGCCGAAGACCTTCCGATGCTGCCGGACCCGTTCCGCCTGATACCCCGCCAGGTCAGGACGGACAAGGGCATGGTGACGGACCTCGCCGCCGCCAAACAACTGAAAGTCATTGACAGCGTGCTTGCACAGTGCGAAAGCATCATCGTGGCGACCGACTGTGCCCGCGAAGGGGAACTTATCTTCCGCCGGATCTATTCCTACCTGGGCTACACCAAGCCGTTCAAGCGCCTGTGGATCTCCTCGCTCACCGACGAGGCCATCCGCGAGGGCATGGCGAACCTCCGGGACGGCAAGGATTACGACAGCCTGTATGCCGCCGCCGATTGCCGGGCAAAGTCGGATTGGCTGGTGGGGATGAATTCCAGTCGCGCGTTGGCGATAGTCTCCGGCTCGGCGAACAATTCCATCGGGCGCGTGCAGACCCCGACACTCTCCATGATTTGTGCCCGTTTCAAGGAGAACCGGAGTTTCGTGTCCACCCCTTACTGGCAGCTGCACCTTACATTGAAGCAGCGGGACGCACACCGCATGTTCTTCCACACGGAAGAGTTCAAGGAGAAAGGAACGGCAGAAGCGGCATATAAACAAATCACTTCCGGTTCTTTGGTGACAATCACCAAGGTGGAGCGTAAGAAAACACTCCAGCAGTCTCCGTTGCTATATGACCTGACTGCACTCCAGAAGGATTGCAACATCCATTACGACCTGACGGCGGACAGGACACTCTCCATCGCACAATCGTTATATGAGAAAAAACTGATTTCCTACCCGAGAACAGGAAGCCGTCATATCCCGGAGGATGTCATGCGGCATATTCCTTCCCTGCTGGAGAAAATCGCCGTACTGCCGGAATTCAGGGAATACGGGCAGTCCTTTGATCTTTCCGACCTGAACACCCGCAGCGTGGACGGCACGAAAGTGACCGACCACCATGCCCTGATTGTCACGGGCATCGTACCCGAAGGTCTGTCCGAGGCGGAATCTACCGTCTACACCCTGATAGCCGGCAGGATGCTGGAATCATTCTCCCCGCCCTGCGAGAAAGAACTGCTGGTCATGGAATGTACCTGCGAGGGCATGGGGTTCCGCTCCCGTTCCTCCGCCATCGTCAAACCGGGTTGGCGCGGTGTCTTTGCCAGAAAAGAGGACCGGGACAAGGACGAACCGGACCGGGACAGTGGAACGGCGGAGTTTACCGAAGGCGAGGCCGTGCCGGTCATGGGACACGGGGTGGCGCAGAAAAAGACCCTGCCCAAACCGCTGTACACGGAAGCCACCCTGCTGGGGGCTATGGAGACCTGCGGGAAAAACATCATGGACGAACTGGCAAAGGAAGCCATCAAGGACTTGGGCATAGGTACGCCTGCCACCCGTGCCGCCATCATCACCACCCTGATCAAGCGGGACTATATCTCCCGTTCCGGCAAGAGCATCGTCCCGACCGAGAAAGGGATGTATATCTACGAGGCGGTGAAGGGGATGAGCGTGGCCGATGTGGAATTGACGGGAAGCTGGGAGAAGGCCCTGTTGCAGATAGAGGGACATACACTTGATGCGGAGGCATTCATGCAGTCCATCCGCGATTATACCTGCAAGGTGACAGACGAGATACTGCGCTTGGATTTTCCGGCAATGCAGGAGAAGGTGTTCACCTGCCCCAAGTGCAAGACGGGGAAAATCATCCTCCGTTCCAAAGTGGCCAAGTGTGACCGGGACGGGTGCGGACTGCTGGTGTTCCGCCGTATCCTGAACAAGGAACTGACTGACAGCCATCTGGAACAGCTCTTCTCGTCCGGAAGCACCCGACTCATCAAGGGATTCAAGGGAAAGAAAGGCGTGCCGTTCGATGCCGCCATCACCTTCGATACGGAGTACAACCCGGTATTCTCGTTCCCGAAAGCCGGGAACGGAAAGAAGAGATAA
- a CDS encoding DUF4099 domain-containing protein — protein MNMNDNGNTPFKAEDVNWDELAGIGILKDELEMSGELDTLLKGEKTKVMSLSLVLLGVDVVMDATLQLVRKDGGALIEILGIKPLA, from the coding sequence ATGAACATGAACGATAATGGCAACACGCCTTTCAAGGCGGAAGACGTGAACTGGGATGAACTTGCGGGAATCGGTATCCTGAAGGACGAATTGGAGATGTCGGGGGAGCTTGACACGCTGCTCAAGGGAGAGAAGACGAAAGTGATGTCACTCAGCCTCGTGCTTCTCGGGGTGGACGTGGTGATGGACGCCACCCTCCAGCTGGTGCGCAAGGACGGCGGGGCACTGATTGAAATTCTCGGCATCAAGCCGTTGGCATAG
- a CDS encoding DUF3945 domain-containing protein encodes MAKKNESDEPPKPQVAENEQMSDIVFILDKMELLLQAVSKIGKDGKYSTVPADKEHRNSFLKIDRYASMFENFLKNFWSQLKDPTRFGIFSVKEDKLEDPEVRQAIEDIAAGKQTKAVEDFLKKYEIVPRDKENQSMNNQNQEEMAKKNETQQQGAQGDGTQQPKYRYNESMINWEELKNYGLSREYLMERGLLDQMLKGYKTNQLVPISMNFGSAVLRTDARLSFQQSVGGPIVLGIHGIRQKPELDRPYFGHIFSDEDKKNLLETGNMGRVVELKNRSGEYIPSFISIDKLTNEVVAMRAENVFIPREIKGVELTQQEQNDLREGKKVFIEGMISNGGKEFDAHIQVNAERRGIEYIFDNDKLFNRHSLGGVELTQKQIEDLNAGKAIFVEGMERKDGELFSSYVKLDEATGKPAYSRYNPDSPEGAREIYIPNEIGGVKVTPEEQQQLREGKIIFLNDMVNRKGEEFSSFIKADLETGRLSYSRTPDGFEQRAEFKIPAKVWDVELNRKQRADLQSGKAVLVEGIKGYDGKTISQYVKANFNQGRLDFYNENPDRKRDASQRNVVANARKQGQEQNSRKSKGAGIA; translated from the coding sequence ATGGCAAAGAAAAATGAAAGTGACGAACCTCCGAAACCGCAAGTGGCCGAGAACGAGCAGATGAGCGACATCGTATTCATCCTCGACAAGATGGAACTGCTTTTACAGGCGGTGTCGAAAATCGGCAAGGACGGGAAGTACAGTACCGTCCCGGCGGACAAGGAACACCGGAACTCTTTCCTTAAAATCGACCGGTACGCCAGCATGTTCGAGAATTTCCTGAAGAACTTCTGGAGCCAGCTCAAAGACCCGACACGTTTCGGTATTTTCTCCGTCAAGGAGGATAAGCTGGAAGACCCGGAGGTCAGGCAGGCCATCGAAGACATAGCCGCGGGAAAGCAGACAAAAGCCGTGGAGGACTTTCTCAAGAAATACGAGATCGTCCCACGCGACAAGGAAAACCAAAGTATGAACAATCAAAATCAAGAAGAAATGGCAAAGAAAAATGAAACACAGCAGCAGGGTGCCCAGGGTGACGGCACGCAGCAGCCCAAGTACCGCTACAACGAATCCATGATCAACTGGGAAGAGCTGAAGAACTACGGCCTCTCCCGCGAGTACCTCATGGAACGTGGATTACTCGACCAGATGCTCAAGGGGTACAAGACCAACCAGCTCGTGCCCATCAGCATGAACTTCGGTTCCGCCGTCTTGCGCACGGACGCCCGGCTTTCGTTCCAGCAGTCCGTGGGAGGTCCCATCGTGCTGGGTATCCACGGCATCCGCCAGAAACCCGAGCTCGACCGCCCGTATTTCGGGCACATCTTTTCTGACGAGGACAAAAAGAACCTGCTTGAAACGGGCAACATGGGACGTGTGGTAGAACTGAAAAACCGTAGCGGCGAGTACATCCCTTCCTTCATCAGCATCGACAAGCTCACCAACGAGGTGGTGGCCATGCGTGCGGAGAATGTCTTCATCCCGAGGGAAATCAAGGGTGTGGAGCTGACACAGCAGGAACAGAACGACCTGCGAGAAGGCAAGAAGGTTTTCATCGAGGGGATGATTTCCAACGGCGGCAAGGAGTTCGACGCCCACATCCAGGTCAATGCCGAGCGCAGGGGCATCGAATACATCTTTGATAACGACAAGCTCTTCAACCGCCATTCATTGGGTGGCGTGGAACTCACCCAGAAGCAGATCGAGGATCTCAATGCGGGCAAGGCCATCTTCGTGGAGGGGATGGAGCGCAAGGACGGCGAGCTGTTCTCCTCGTATGTCAAGCTGGACGAGGCCACGGGCAAACCCGCCTACTCGCGTTACAATCCCGATTCCCCGGAGGGGGCGCGTGAAATCTACATCCCGAATGAGATCGGCGGTGTGAAAGTCACCCCGGAGGAGCAACAGCAACTACGCGAGGGCAAGATCATCTTCCTCAATGACATGGTGAACCGCAAGGGCGAGGAGTTCTCCTCCTTCATCAAGGCGGATCTGGAGACGGGACGCCTGAGCTACTCACGCACGCCGGACGGCTTCGAGCAGCGTGCCGAGTTCAAGATACCGGCAAAGGTATGGGACGTGGAGCTGAACCGGAAACAGCGTGCCGACCTCCAGAGCGGCAAGGCGGTGCTCGTCGAGGGCATCAAGGGCTACGACGGCAAGACCATCTCGCAGTACGTCAAGGCGAACTTCAACCAGGGCAGGCTGGACTTCTACAACGAGAATCCGGACCGCAAGCGTGACGCCTCGCAGCGCAACGTGGTGGCGAACGCCCGGAAGCAGGGACAGGAACAGAACAGCCGCAAGTCCAAAGGCGCGGGCATAGCCTGA
- a CDS encoding ATP-binding protein: MIIPRDKYLQELKSVMHNGMIKIITGVRRCGKSYLLFELFKQSLLESGVDEEHIIQVDLENRRSKRLRNPDVLLDYIDNHMTDNGMYYILLDEIQMVSEFEDVLNSYLKIKNADVYVTGSNSRMLSSDVITEFRGRGYEIRVHPLSFSEFLEAGQYDSELSALQDFMIYGGMPQVVSFSSKEEKEKYLKSLFKGTYIRDIKDRYGIRNDDDLSELIDIIASNIGCLTNPTNLENTFKSVKGHSISDTTIQNYLGMLQDAFMLEKAIRYDIKGKHYINTPSKYYFEDVGLRNARLNYRQIDGGHLMENIIYNELRIRGYSVDVGQVEVRQMNNEGKKIRKLLEVDFICNRGNKRIYIQSALDMPTQEKIAQETNSLCHIKDGFPKIVIVGGLTPSYVNEDGISIINVIDFLKDKEGMLL; encoded by the coding sequence ATGATTATACCAAGAGACAAATACTTACAAGAACTGAAAAGTGTCATGCACAACGGAATGATCAAAATCATTACCGGAGTGCGTCGTTGTGGCAAATCTTATCTTCTGTTTGAATTGTTCAAACAATCGTTACTGGAAAGTGGCGTTGATGAAGAACATATTATTCAAGTGGATTTGGAAAACCGGCGCAGCAAACGACTCAGGAACCCGGATGTATTGTTGGATTACATTGACAACCACATGACAGACAATGGAATGTATTACATACTATTGGATGAAATTCAAATGGTTTCAGAGTTTGAAGATGTGCTTAACAGCTATCTGAAAATAAAAAATGCGGATGTATACGTGACCGGCAGCAACAGCCGTATGTTATCCAGCGATGTGATCACCGAATTCCGCGGTCGCGGGTATGAAATCAGAGTTCACCCTCTTAGTTTTTCTGAATTCCTTGAGGCCGGACAGTACGATAGCGAACTCTCCGCGTTACAAGATTTCATGATTTATGGCGGCATGCCGCAGGTCGTATCCTTTTCAAGCAAGGAGGAAAAGGAAAAGTATCTGAAATCATTATTCAAGGGCACGTATATCCGTGACATTAAAGATCGTTACGGTATTAGAAATGATGATGATTTAAGTGAGCTTATAGACATCATCGCTTCTAATATAGGATGCCTTACCAATCCGACAAATCTTGAAAATACATTCAAATCGGTAAAAGGTCATAGTATTTCAGATACAACCATACAGAATTATCTCGGTATGTTACAAGATGCGTTTATGTTGGAAAAGGCCATCCGGTACGATATCAAGGGAAAGCATTACATCAATACACCGTCAAAATATTATTTTGAAGATGTCGGATTGCGTAATGCACGTTTGAATTACAGGCAGATTGACGGTGGACACCTTATGGAGAACATCATCTATAACGAGCTTCGAATCAGAGGGTATTCTGTCGATGTCGGACAAGTGGAGGTGCGGCAAATGAATAATGAGGGAAAGAAAATACGAAAGTTGTTGGAAGTGGACTTTATCTGTAACAGGGGTAATAAGCGTATTTATATCCAATCCGCACTTGATATGCCTACCCAAGAGAAAATCGCTCAAGAGACCAATTCTCTCTGTCATATCAAAGATGGATTTCCTAAAATCGTTATTGTGGGAGGGTTGACGCCATCTTATGTGAATGAAGATGGTATATCAATAATCAATGTGATTGACTTCCTCAAAGATAAGGAGGGCATGTTATTGTAA
- a CDS encoding DUF4120 family protein, translating to MRIKCQEHYEKTVRYAESIGDETLNKCIERLKQWETNSNGRYEIELYTDFAPYSFGFAEVEQDGTRGIVGGLLYHGNPDQSLAVMIGGPFHGWSIHT from the coding sequence ATGAGAATCAAATGTCAGGAACATTACGAAAAGACCGTCAGGTATGCGGAGAGCATCGGTGACGAAACGTTGAACAAATGTATCGAACGCCTCAAACAATGGGAAACCAACTCCAACGGCAGGTATGAAATAGAATTATATACCGATTTCGCACCATATTCATTCGGTTTCGCGGAAGTGGAACAAGATGGAACAAGAGGTATTGTCGGAGGGTTGCTCTATCATGGCAATCCTGACCAGTCATTGGCCGTAATGATTGGAGGACCGTTTCACGGTTGGAGCATACATACCTGA
- a CDS encoding DUF6926 domain-containing protein → MIESGRQTLAWDNIPEWAIFALEYGIEEELFLTNEDLEMISRFTGENFPDGYTMSVDWESCSEFNPRPAFGKPCKTYKVTFITS, encoded by the coding sequence ATGATTGAAAGTGGCAGACAGACGCTCGCTTGGGACAATATTCCCGAATGGGCGATTTTCGCATTGGAGTACGGCATAGAGGAAGAATTATTTTTGACGAATGAGGATCTGGAGATGATAAGCCGGTTCACCGGCGAGAATTTCCCGGACGGCTACACGATGAGCGTGGACTGGGAATCATGCAGTGAATTCAACCCGCGTCCGGCATTCGGGAAACCGTGCAAAACGTACAAGGTAACTTTTATAACATCATAA
- a CDS encoding DUF4326 domain-containing protein, with product MSKTRVVNIRKESCDVYIGRAGHGKDGYFGNPFRLEATMARGSTLESYRKYFYHRLSTDEEFRGRIEELQGKTLGCFCKPNPCHGDIIKEYLNRMEGRTDEIGIEKTYWKGVAYPVREIQAGNGTFRVSVERLRDELVNDMRNGIYEAMEANEEIDGYCTDEELCTLTDDALYKMCC from the coding sequence ATGAGCAAGACAAGAGTAGTCAATATCCGCAAGGAATCCTGTGACGTTTACATAGGAAGAGCGGGACATGGGAAAGACGGTTATTTCGGAAACCCGTTCAGGCTGGAAGCGACAATGGCAAGAGGCAGTACGCTGGAGAGTTACAGAAAGTATTTTTACCATCGTTTAAGTACGGATGAAGAGTTCCGCGGACGGATTGAAGAATTGCAGGGCAAGACGCTGGGATGTTTCTGCAAGCCGAATCCTTGTCATGGGGACATCATAAAGGAATATCTGAATCGTATGGAGGGACGTACCGATGAAATAGGTATAGAAAAGACCTACTGGAAAGGAGTGGCGTACCCGGTCAGGGAAATCCAGGCCGGCAATGGCACATTCAGGGTATCTGTGGAAAGACTGCGTGACGAGTTGGTGAACGATATGCGTAACGGCATTTATGAGGCAATGGAAGCGAATGAAGAGATTGACGGTTACTGCACTGACGAGGAATTATGCACACTGACCGATGATGCCCTGTACAAAATGTGCTGCTGA
- a CDS encoding reverse transcriptase domain-containing protein — MRNPKNVLNNLVKHSNVSGYKFERLYRILFNEQMFYTAYQRIYAKQGNMTAGTDGKTVDEMSIQRIENLISKLRDESYKPNPAKRVYIPKKNGKKRPLGIPSFEDKLVQEVVHMILEAIYEGSFENTSHGFRPRRSCQTALTQIQDTFLGTKWFIEGDIKGFFDNIDHNVLIGILEERIADGRFIRLIRKFLNAGYIENWKYRHTYSGTPQGGIISPILANIYLDKFDKYMEVYAQSFNKGASRRLDKDYRRIKDRKNKLEKKLKSETDTKVRKDLIDKIKGYYRQMQQMPCVMEMDEEYRRLKYVRYADDFLIGVVGSHEECGQIKANITQFMKDKLKLELSAEKTLITQAQEKAKFLGYEITVRNSKATKRDKNGVLKRMFNRKVVLLLPREVVKNKLIDYKAMRVIQTNGKEDWKPKARSYMMNRKPEDIVAQFNKEIRGFYNYYSIANNVSTLCKRFGYIMEYSMYKSIAKKQSSSVRKIKKKYSKDKDFVISYTDAKGQCKCRVFYNEGFKRKDAQCDAKCDIMPNTNFLPASSLVERLKAEQCEVCGAHGKTVMHHVRALKDLTGKNEWERIMLKMHRKTLAVCPECNAKIHGNV; from the coding sequence ATGAGAAATCCAAAGAATGTATTGAACAACTTAGTGAAACACAGCAATGTATCGGGCTATAAGTTCGAACGGTTGTATCGTATTCTATTCAATGAACAGATGTTCTATACCGCCTACCAGCGAATCTATGCCAAACAGGGCAATATGACCGCTGGGACAGACGGCAAGACAGTTGACGAAATGAGTATTCAGAGAATAGAAAATCTAATCTCCAAGCTTAGAGACGAAAGTTACAAACCCAACCCAGCCAAAAGGGTCTATATCCCTAAGAAGAACGGAAAGAAACGCCCGTTGGGCATCCCGTCTTTTGAAGACAAGTTGGTGCAGGAAGTGGTACACATGATACTGGAAGCCATATACGAGGGAAGTTTTGAAAATACCTCACATGGATTCAGACCACGTAGGAGTTGCCAGACTGCATTAACCCAAATTCAAGATACGTTTCTCGGAACAAAATGGTTTATAGAGGGGGACATAAAAGGCTTCTTCGACAACATAGACCATAACGTTCTGATTGGCATACTCGAAGAACGCATAGCGGACGGGAGGTTCATAAGGCTCATCCGTAAATTTCTGAACGCTGGGTATATTGAAAATTGGAAATACAGACACACGTACAGTGGAACTCCGCAAGGCGGCATCATTAGTCCCATACTGGCTAATATTTACCTTGACAAGTTCGACAAGTACATGGAGGTATACGCCCAATCTTTCAATAAAGGCGCAAGCAGAAGATTGGATAAGGATTACCGTCGGATTAAAGACCGTAAGAACAAGCTGGAAAAGAAACTGAAATCCGAAACCGATACAAAGGTACGGAAAGACCTTATTGATAAAATCAAAGGGTATTACCGACAGATGCAACAAATGCCTTGTGTCATGGAAATGGATGAAGAGTACAGACGGTTGAAATATGTCAGATACGCAGACGATTTCTTGATTGGGGTTGTCGGCAGCCATGAAGAATGTGGGCAAATCAAAGCGAATATCACACAATTCATGAAAGATAAGCTAAAACTTGAACTGTCGGCAGAGAAAACGCTTATAACCCAAGCACAAGAAAAAGCTAAATTTCTGGGATATGAAATAACCGTACGCAACTCCAAAGCCACCAAGAGAGATAAGAATGGAGTGCTCAAAAGAATGTTCAACCGCAAGGTTGTACTTCTACTCCCGAGAGAGGTGGTCAAGAACAAGTTGATTGACTACAAAGCCATGAGGGTTATACAAACCAATGGCAAGGAGGATTGGAAGCCAAAGGCACGCAGTTATATGATGAACCGCAAACCGGAGGATATTGTAGCCCAATTCAATAAGGAGATAAGAGGATTCTACAATTATTACTCGATAGCGAACAATGTATCTACTCTTTGCAAAAGGTTCGGTTATATTATGGAATACAGTATGTACAAAAGCATCGCCAAAAAGCAAAGCAGCAGTGTACGGAAGATTAAAAAGAAATACTCGAAAGACAAAGACTTTGTAATCAGTTACACGGATGCAAAAGGGCAATGCAAATGCCGTGTGTTCTATAATGAGGGTTTCAAGAGAAAAGACGCTCAATGTGATGCTAAATGCGACATAATGCCAAACACCAATTTTCTGCCAGCCTCAAGTCTTGTTGAGAGACTAAAGGCGGAACAGTGCGAGGTATGCGGAGCGCATGGCAAAACGGTGATGCACCATGTTCGTGCCTTGAAAGACTTGACAGGCAAGAACGAATGGGAACGCATCATGCTCAAAATGCACCGTAAAACATTGGCAGTCTGTCCAGAATGTAATGCTAAAATACATGGCAATGTATAA